In Mustela nigripes isolate SB6536 chromosome 2, MUSNIG.SB6536, whole genome shotgun sequence, a single window of DNA contains:
- the PIGZ gene encoding GPI mannosyltransferase 4, whose amino-acid sequence MAEDILGVEAARPWEFDPSSSCRTVLFPLLTSGSAFWLLRLWEQWGPRRGPVSGYVLLVGPRLLLTALSFALDVAVYHLAPLWGAERWNALVLLSGSYVTLVFYTRTFSNAIEGLLFAGLLVVVSPRLAWSPTHRKPAPGPWGHSWLLGGIVAAGFFNRPTFLAFALVPLFLWSSRGAAHSGFRSLAKETLALLPGASLVAAVFVAVDSWYFSSPSRSSTLVLTPANFLYYNLDPQNLARHGTHLRLTHLAVNGFLLFGILHAQALQAAWLQLQACRRAFAQMGFLRALGHRSLLSGPRSCLLLLYFTPLALLSAFSHQEARFLIPLLVPLVLLCSPQTQPVPCKGPLVLFNVLGALFFGCLHQGGLVPGLGHLEQVVHAPASPSLPTHYTLLFTHTYMPPRHLLHLPGLGSPVEVVDLAGTEDWVLCRALNNFTRQPACQVAGGPWLCRLFVVTPGTARPAMEKCHFPLKSETLLFPHLTLEDPPTLSSLLSGAWRNHLSLHILELGEKPGNVTKKPPPMSRP is encoded by the exons ATGGCAG AGGACATCCTGGGCGTGGAGGCTGCGCGGCCTTGGGAATTTGACCCCAGCAGCTCTTGCCGCACGGTGCTCTTCCCGCTGCTGACCTCCGGCTCCGCCTTTTGGCTGCTCAGGCTCTGGGAGCAGTGGGGGCCGCGGCGGGGCCCGGTGAGTGGCTACGTGCTGCTGGTGGGGCCCCGACTCCTCCTCACCGCCCTCTCCTTTGCCCTGGACGTGGCCGTGTACCACCTGGCCCCTCTGTGGGGGGCGGAGCGCTGGAACGCCCTGGTCCTGCTGTCCGGCTCCTACGTCACCCTGGTCTTCTACACGAGGACCTTCTCCAACGCCATCGAGGGACTGCTCTTTGCagggctgctggtggtggtgtCCCCCAGGTTGGCGTGGAGCCCCACCCACAGGAAGCCCGCCCCGGGCCCGTGGGGGCACAGCTGGCTACTGGGGGGCATCGTGGCTGCTGGCTTCTTCAACCGGCCCACGTTTCTGGCCTTTGCTCTGGTCCCACTCTTCCTCTGGAGCAGCCGCGGGGCGGCGCACTCCGGCTTCAGGTCGCTTGCGAAGGAAACACTGGCGCTGCTCCCGGGAGCGAGCCTCGTGGCGGCGGTGTTCGTGGCTGTGGACAGCTGGTATTTCTCCAGTCCCTCTAGATCCAGCACCCTCGTTCTTACGCCTGCCAACTTCTTGTACTACAACCTGGATCCTCAGAACCTGGCAAGGCATGGCACACATTTGCGGCTCACTCACCTGGCCGTCAACGGTTTCCTGCTCTTTGGGATACTGCATGCCCAGGCCCTGCAGGCGGCGTGGTTACAGCTGCAAGCCTGCCGCCGGGCCTTTGCACAGATGGGCTTCCTGAGGGCTCTGGGGCACAGGAGCCTGCTCTCTGGCCCCAGGTCTTGCCTCCTGCTCCTCTACTTCACGCCTCTGGCCCTGCTTTCTGCCTTTAGCCACCAGGAGGCTCGGTTCCTGATCCCCCTCCTAGTCCCCCTCGTCCTGCTTTGTAGTCCACAGACCCAGCCTGTGCCCTGCAAGGGCCCCCTGGTCCTCTTCAATGTCCTGGGCGCCCTCTTCTTTGGCTGCTTGCACCAGGGGGGCCTAGTGCctggcctggggcacctggagcAGGTGGTTCATGCCCCCGCATCCCCCAGCCTACCCACCCACTACACACTCCTCTTTACCCACACCTACATGCCCCCCAGGCACCTTCTCCACCTCCCAGGCCTGGGCTCGCCGGTGGAGGTGGTGGACCTGGCTGGGACTGAGGACTGGGTCCTGTGCCGAGCCCTGAACAACTTCACCAGACAACCAGCCTGCCAGGTGGCTGGTGGGCCATGGCTCTGCCGCCTCTTTGTGGTGACCCCGGGCACCGCCAGGCCTGCCATGGAGAAGTGCCACTTCCCTCTCAAGAGTGAGACGCTCCTGTTTCCCCACTTGACCCTGGAAGACCCACCAACCCTGTCTTCTCTGCTGAGTGGGGCTTGGAGAAACCATCTCAGCCTTCACATCTTGGAACTGGGGGAGAAGCCTGGCAATGTGACCAAAAAGCCACCGCCCATGAGTCGGCCATAG